A segment of the Corylus avellana chromosome ca2, CavTom2PMs-1.0 genome:
GTCATATTACACTTGAtggaatcaaaattcaaaagttcCAATTGAAGTGGTTGAGGCAACAAATGGGCCTTGTAAGCCAAGAACCAGTTTTGTTTAATGATACAATTCGTGCCAACATTGCGTATGGCAAGGGTGGAATCGCAGATGAGGCAGAGATTATAGCTGCAGCTGAATTGGCCAATGCCCACACATTCATTAGTGGactaaaacaagtaaaaacactgcaaattattttatttttgaaaaaaataatctgaTTTAGACATATTGTTGATTGAAGTACGTCTACAAACACTCTTAcacaaattatttattcttGATGCAACATGTAGAGTTATGATACTATAGTAGGAGAACGAGGACTCCAATTGTCCGGCGGGCAGAAGCAACGCGTAGCCATTGCACGTGCTATCATCAAAGGTCCAAAGATATTGCTACTAGATGAAGCTACCAGTGCACTGGATGCTGAGTCAGAGAAAGTGGTCCAAGATGCATTAGAAAAAGTCATGGTGAACAGAACTACAATTGTGGTGGCACATCAGTTATCCACTATCAAGAATGCTGATTTGATTGTTGTGGTTAAGAATGGGGTTATTGTGGAGAAAGGAAGGCATGAGAATTTGATTAATATCCAGGACGGATTTTATGCCTCCCTTATGGCAGTTCATTCAAGTGCTTCAACTGCTTGAGCTTGTTGAACCACTTCCCTTCTAAAAATTTGTTGAAGTGTTACTGTTTCTCTTTTCCACTGTAAATTGTTTTATGGTTAGATAACTGAAATGTATTTTCTGGTGGATGAATAAATGTTCCTGTTTGGTAGACAACATACAAAAACACAGAGAAATGCAAGTTTCTGTTTGCTATGTGTATCACTGACCAAAGTTGGTCACCCTGAATCTACAGTTCCGTCTCGTATATTCATCTATACCATGTCTACACAGGAAATTGAACACAAACacacaacaaaagaaaataaaattcgaagtttttttctggattttcaCTTCATCTGAAGGTTTTTCCGAAGTTCCTGGATCTAACTTAGCTTTTTTCGCTTGTGGCTTGACCTTAATAATCATACCAAATGGTCGAGCAGGTGGGTTTTTCCTCCCAACTGATTTCTGTTCCTGTAAACAGTAAGAGGTTGCATTCAGAGACCAACACATACTAACAATTGCAAAAATGGGTACTCTGTCCTCATAAAGATCAGTGGTAAACAACCAAATTGACTTCATTGGATGACCAATAATCATTAGAATctcatctttttgtttatttgaacaTTGGCACACCCTATCAGCAGTCATATGATATGCACAAAACAGACAAATGTGAATGATTTCTGCTTTGGGTGGTCCCGGGTTTTAAAGCCTCATTCTTTTAGGTGCTCATTGGGAGATAGTAAGTTTtgtaaaaacacaaaaagcaaaaaacctCGGCTCTACAAGTAGAGCTGAGCACATACTGTTCAATATTCAAtttcaaagatttatttattccttctttgagagaaaagagaatgTTAGAGAGATTTTTGTATGCTTTTCTCACCAATGATTTAGCATTTAAAACTGACACATGTTACACTTAGTAACTTAATAAACTCAATTGCATGATAATGTTAGGCATTAAAcgctatatatttatttttttaataacaaggATATGGATCTCGTGCAACGATACACTATTACACTATACTAAATAATTTCATGAGAGAGGGGATCTGGTCTAGGCTGTTCGATCTCTTTTGTTTACACATTCCAAACAACATGGTACATGGTAACATGGGACATGTAGAAGGGGGGgttttgttcatctttttctGTTCTTggttcttcatattttttcttatcAGTTCCACTTAAAACCTATATATGTGCTGATCCGTCTGCATCCTATTCTCCAAACATTGCATGCAACATATATAACATACGACAAATGCAATCAAAGCTTAATGTTTTTGTCCTTCTCAGTTCTCACAACTAAACTAAGCTCGGATTTTAGTTAGGAGAGTGTTTTGTCTTCCAATACAGAACAATGTATTCAGCTCTCTCATTTCAGTCTCCTCTTGGGACCaacaaaaatcattatttattcgCATACAGACCTTGCATTTCACGTTTTCAATAACTATTATGGGCCAGCTCATTGCAGTTAAGCTGCAACTTCAGACGAATGTCAACCATATTTCTAGATGCTGACTGTTTTCTGGTTTCTTTAATCCTTTGTGGCGAGTGGTAGATGAAATGGTCTCCATCATCAACTCCGTTCTACTTATCTCTGTCCATTCAAACAGATATAAGAGTTATTAGTTTTTATTCTTCAGGTGCAATTCATTCTGAATGAAATAGCTGGAAACTGAATTGATATCTTGGACTTGGTAATATGGCGGTGCACGGCAGCGTGGAAGGCGATGCAGGTAGAAATGAGGCCATTACTTCAAAAGGCAATGCAGAAGCAGAGAATGGCTTTGCCATGAATGGGGGCCAACAAAACTCTCATAATAACAAAGGAGATGAGAAAAACAAGACAGTTCAATTTCTCAAGCTTTTCTCATTTGCAGATTCCACTGATACTGCATTGATGATTGTTGGCACCATTGGAGCTGTTGGGAGTGGGATAGGCATGCCCCTTATGACAATACTACTTGGCACTGGGGATTGGTTGCTTAGCATGCCTCCGCAAGTACATATTTTATGCTTGAAATCATTACATATTTTTAATGCATAGAGAAAGCCTTTTATGTATAAACCCTTGAACATTAAGAATCTCAGCTCTGTTGTTTGTCAGAGGTGACATGCTGGATGGTCACAGGGGCTATACAGGCTGCAAGAATAAGGGGTTTGTATCTGAAAACTATACTGAGACAAGATGTTGCTTTCTTTGATAAGGAAACTAACACCGGAGAGGTTGTTGAGAGAATGTCTGGTGACACTGTTCTCATACAGGATGCCGTGGGTGAGAAGGTACAAAACAGCTGCATGAATAACATCAAAACCAAGAAAAGATACACgaaattttatttaatctttttcaCCTAAAAACTAATTGTGCCAGTACTGTAGGTTGGGAAATTTCTACAACTGATATCAACATTCATCGGGGGCTTTATAATAGCATTTACCAAAGGGTGGCTTCTTGCCATTGTCTTGTGTTCTGCAATTCCTCTTATTGTGATAGCTGGTGCCATGGTGGCCTTGATTATTTCAAAGATGGCATCCCGTGGACAAAGTGCTTATGCGAAGGCAGCAAATGTAGTTGAACAAACAATTGGCGCAATCAAAACTGTAAGTCGATTTGTCAAAACAAAATACTCTTGGAAAAATACTTGTTGATTTCTCTGTTAAAACAGACAATCCAATTTTGCTCTttattctttagcaaaaataTGAAGTTTGTCATTGCTTCCAATGTAGGTTGCATCATTTACAGGGGAGAAGCAAGCTATAACAAGTTACAACAAATTTCTTGTACATGCTTACAAATCCGGTGTTCATGAAGGCTTAGCTGTCGGAGTAGGTGTTGGCACAGTTATGTTAGTCATGTTTTCCACCTATTCGTTGGCTGTGTATTTTGGTGCAAAACTGATACTACAGAAAGGATACAATGGGGGTCAAGTGATGAATGTGATTGTCGCAGTCTTAACTGCTTCCATGTAAGCTCCATTTTGTATTTCCTTCAGCTTGTAGAAGTATGTAAATATGCTTGTAATATTATGGTTCCTATTTCCCAATAAGCAAAAACTTCTTTCTGCTTATGTTGCTGAATTTACACAAAAATATATGAACCTATGGATGTATGTGCGTCTTCTTTTGGCTTATTTACTTCTTGCCTTTTGCTATCCTATGGATGCTTCAGATCCTTAGGCCAGGCATCTCCCTGCTTGAGCGCATTTGCTGCTGGCCGAGCTGCGGCCTATAAGATGTTTGAGACTATTGAGAGGAAGCCAGACATAGATGCTTTTGACAGAAGTGGAAGAGTATTGGATGACATTCGTGGAGATATAGAATTGAAGGGTGTTTATTTCAGCTATCCAACCAGACCTGATGAGCAAATATTCAATggattttctctttatatccCTAGTGGTATGACTGCAGCTTTAGTTGGAGAAAGCGGAAGTGGGAAGTCAACAGTGATCAGCCTAATAGAGAGATTCTATGACCCACAAGTTGGTGAAGTTCTAATAGATAACATTAACCTCAAAGAGTTTCAGCTCAAATGGATTAGGGGGAAAGTTGGTCTTGTCAGCCAGGAACCTGTGCTGTTTGGCGCCAGCATTATGGACAATATTGCATATGGAAAAGATGGTGCAACTATTGAAGAGATAAGAGCTGCAGCTGAACTTGCGAATGCTGCTAAATTCATTGATAAATTGCCTCAGGTTCTAATTTTCATCCTTTCAGGCCCTGTGTTCATCTTCAAGGtctgaaaattattattttattttttgattttttattttacttgtaGGGGCTAGATACCATGGTTGGTGAGCATGGAACACAGATGTCTGGTGGACAAAAGCAGAGAATTGCCATTGCAAGAGCAATCCTAAAAGATCCACGAATTTTACTACTAGATGAAGCTACAAGTGCACTTGATGCCGAATCAGAGAAAATAGTGCAAGAAGCATTGGACAGGATTATGATTAACCGAACAACTGTCATTGTTGCCCATCGTTTGAGCACGGTGAGGAATGCTGATATGATCGCAGTCATTCGCTGAGGAAAGATGATTGAAAAAGGTAGTTGATGATAAGTATTGTTCATACTATATTACTCAATAACATGTTGAGCCAATATCATGTATGCGTCCAACCTAGTGTTGTCTTGTTAAGCACATCATTGTAGATAAATTCAGTAATTTTCTGAATCATTATTGCATATCTTTCGTATTGTGATCAAAgtgttatttttgaaaattgctTAGTTGTTCTATATAGTTTGAAACCCATATCTAAGCATTGGAAAGAAGAAGTACCACTAGATTGTAAGATTATTGGTTGGTTGTAAATGAATATTATGATCCAATTCTCCAACTGTGACTGGAGAGAGACCGTGAGATGCTCATTTCATAGTGTATTTGGCTATTCCTTTTCTTAATGTATTTGGCTATTGATCAGGCTCACACTCAAAACTACTCAAAGATCCGAATGGAGCGTTCTCTCAACTTGTACGCTTGCAAGAAGTAAATAAGGAGTCGCAACATGCTGTAGATGATCAAGAAAAGTCTGAAATCACTTTGGAATCTCTCAGACAGTCAAGTCGAAGAGTGTCAATGCCACGATCCATTAGTCGGGGATCATCAGCAAATAGCAGCCGCCACTCATTTGATGTATCCAAAGCTGTCACTCCTGTAGCGGCAAAACCAAATACCCCTTCATTAGCACCACAAAAATCTCTAAAGGTCCCAATTCGCCGCCTTGCCTACCTTAATAAGCCTGAGATTCCACTGATTCTAATTGGAACAGTAGCTGCAACCATAAGTGGAGTAGTATTTCCAATTTTTGGTTTGCTAATTTCCGGTGCAATCAAAACATTCTTCGAACCACCTCATGAACTAAGAAAGGATTCGAAGTTTTTGGCAGTAATGTTTATAGTCCTTGGTCTGGTAGCATTTCTGTCAGCTCCAATAAGATCATTCTTTTTTGCTGAGGCTGGGTGTAAGTTAATTGAACGAATCAGAGCAATGTGTTTTGAAAAGGTGGTTCGCATGGAAGTTGGTTGGTTTGATGAGCTTGAGAACTCGAGCGGTGCCATTGGTGCAAGGCTCTCGGCAGATGCAGCAACTGTGCGCACTCTAGTTGGTGAAGCACTAGCTCAAATTGTTCAAAGTATTGCATCAATGGTTGCAGGTTTAGTCATCGCTTTTGTTGCTAGTTGGCAGATGGCGTTTAGTGTCCTTGCATTGGCTCCTCTGCTTGGTGTCAATGAATATGTTCAGCGAAGGTCCATGAAAGGATTCAGTGCAGATGCAAAGGTATGCTCTACCACTAATTAATGATAGTTTTTATGAATTATTCATAAAGAGTGAACTTGGTTGCAGGCAATGTATGAGGAAGCAAGCCAAATAGCAAATGATGCAGTTGGGAGTATAAGAACTGTTGCTTCTTTCTGTGCTGAAGAGAAAGTGATGCAACTTTATGAAGAGAAATGTGAAGGCCCTGTGAAGGTCAGCATAAAGGAGAGCTTGATCAGTGGAATAGGATTTGGAATGGCTAACTTCTTCCTGTTTAACTTCTACGCGATCGCTATCTATGCAGGAGCTCAACTGATTAAGAATGGCGAAGCAACATTCCAAGACGTTTTAACAGTAAATAAGCCATCGTTTCTTTTTCCAAATACTTCAGAACTTCCGGGAGATTCCTTCCACCAAATTGTCTTTTGATCTTCTGGACACGTTTATGTGGTTTGCAGGTTGCACTTGCTTTGACCATGACAGCTACTGCAGTTACTCAATCAAGCTCCTTTGCCAATGATTCTCAAAAAGCCAAGAATGCCGCTGCTTCCATCTTTGCAATAATGGACATGAAGTCAAAGATAAACCCAAGTGATGAGTCCGGGATGTCATTGGATGATGTCAAGGGAGATATTGAGTTTCATCATGTAAGCTTTAAGTACCCATCTAGGCCAGATGTTCAGATATTCAGAGACCTCAACTTGGCTATTCATGCAGGCAAGGTAAAGTAATATTCTCTGATATCATGTTTAcaatttcattattaatttgCTACAACAGGCAAAGACAAGACACAACTCTCAAATTTAAAACTATAGTCTTGTGAATGTCTTCTTTCAGACAGTTGCCCTGGTTGGAGAAAGCGGAAGCGGGAAATCCACAGTGATAGCATTATTGGAAAGATTTTTTGATCCCAATTCAGGTCATATTACACTTGATGGAATCGAAATTCAAAAGTTGCACTTGAAGTGGTTGAGGCAGCAAATGGGCCTTGTAAGTCAAGAACTAGTTTTGTTTAATGACAGGATCCGTGCCAACATTGCATACGGAAGGGGTGGAAATGCAGATGAGGCAGAGATTATAGCTGCAGCAGAATTGGCCAATGCCCACACATTCATTAGTGGACTAAAACAAGTAAGAACActgcaaattatttttctttgaaaaaaataatcttATTTAGACATATTGTTGATTGAAGTACGTCTACAAACACTCTTAcacaaattatttattcttGATGCAACATTCAGGGTTATGATACTATAGTAGGAGAACGAGGACTCCAATTGTCCGGAGGGCAGAAGCAGCGCGTAGCCATTACGCGTGCTATCATCAAAGATCCAAAGATATTGCTACTAGATGAGGCAACCAGTGCATTGGATGCTGAGTCAGAGAAGGTGGTCCAAGATGCATTAGACAAAGTCATGGTGAACAGAACTACAATTGTAGTTGCCCATCAATTATCCACTATCAAGAATGCAGATGTAATTGCCGTGGTTAAGAATGGGATTATTGTGGAAAAAGGAAGGCATGAGACTTTGATTAACATCGAGGGAGGATCTTATGCCTCCCTACTGGCACTTCACTCGAGAGCATCAACTGCTTGAGCTTGTTGAGCCACTTCCCCTTCTAAAAATTGGTTGGAGGGTTGCTGTTTCTCTTTTCCGACTGAAGGGGAGACAATAAAAATGTAAGTTGTTTTATGGTTAGATAACTGAAATGTATTTTCTGGTGGACGAACAAAAGTTCCTGTTTGATAGACAACATACAAAAACACGGAAATACAAGTTTATGTTTGCTATCTGTATCACTGACCGAAGTTGCTCACCCTGAATCTCCCGTTCCTTCGTTTATATTCATCTATACTATGTCTACACAAGAAATTGaacacaaaaacacaacaaaagaaattaaattcgACAAATATAAGTGTCTTCTTTAAATCACTTAGTAAAACCACTAATCATCCTCTTCACTTTCATCACTATATGAAACTAGACCAGCTATACCAACATCTTGGTTCTCGCTAGTATCACTATTAGATGTTGTCACTGGCTCTGAAGATTTTTCTGGATCAACACCAGGGATTTTCACTACATCTGAAGGTTTTTCCGAAGTTCCTGGATCTAACTTAGCTTTTTTCGCTTGTGGCTGGACCTTAATAATCATACCAAATGGTCGAGCAGGTGGATTTTTCCTCCCAGCTGATTTCTGTTCCTGCAAACAGTAAGAGGTTGCATTCAGAGACCAATACATACTAACAATTGCATAGGAGTCCTGCACTAGCAAAAATGGGTACTCTGTCCTCATAAACATTTGTATACGGATCAGTGGTAAACAAACCTCAACCAAATTGACTTGATTGGATGACCAATAATCATTAGAATCtgatctttttgtttatttgaacaTAGTCACACCCTATTAGCAGTCATACAATACGCACAAAACAGAcaaatatgaatgatttctGCTTTGGGGTTGAGCATCATCCAGGAGGAATCTGGATAAGGCAGGACCATCAAACTTGCCAGTGTTCAATGTATACCACACAATTGATGCCAATTCAAAACTGTCTATGGTTCAACTGCTTAGCATCAAGTTCTAAATTATATGTGACACAACAAATTTTATCATATATTCAGAAGCATTCAATCACATGGCAGAGATGCTCCAAAGTCAAAGGTCCCAAGTAGCTTATTGATAAAGTCTATCAAGCTCATATTAGAGACCCTGGATTAAATGCACTGGCAGGAGGACTTAAAGGTCCCAAGTAGCTTATTGATAAAGTCTcccccccccacaaaaaaaaaaaaaaaaaaaaacacaaaaatgtaTATGCCCAAATTAGATCATGCATGCAACCATCCCACTGAGAATGTATATGGTCGTGGAGCCACAACATGCAGGCTTTGTCTACACCAATTAATGTCAGCCACATCATACAAAATCACGTGACTATATTTGTAATTTACAATTGGTGGCatgtaatttaaaaagtaaatattacAATTTCCTGGTTTCAGGTGTATTCGCTTCCACATTGAATGTCAAATACCGTAATATGGCATTTGCTTCAATTTCCTTCTTCGATGGACCCATATCTTTGGGCCCACCTACAGGCGTGTCATGATTGTACACATCCTTTAGGCATCCATTAAGACCAGCACAAAACAACCCATAAAATGTTGAAGAATCAATAGACAATATATAAGACTCATTTAAGACAATTATAAATAGGTTAACAAAAAATGGATACCAACTTTTGCACCTCAAACACAAATTCCAGAAAGATTTAGAGAGAATCCTATGAGCTACCTCGTTCAACAAAATTTCCCAAGAGAGAAATGGTTCTAGAAAATTTGTAAACATAAGTTGGATTTTGGATGCAGAAAGAGAAGTTCAAATTTTTGAGTTAGATCCAATATGCAGGAGGGGTTAAAGTTGGAAATCAAGCAAAATAAATTCATTATGAGCTTACTAGGGCCTGGCAGAACTTAGGACGCAACACCCATCCTGCTTGNNNNNNNNNNNNNNNNNNNNTTACGGATCAAAGTACTGCTTGATTCTCAACATGGGCGTACAAAATCATATGCCTAACAAGGACAACTACTGTAAAAATGTATTGCCGCTCAGGAACATTCCtatttcagaaaaaaataaaaatataaattccaTGCAATGCAAGACCAGTATAAAACTTTCAGCAATAATCATATTATGCACAAAATCACTTGGCTATAATTCCAAATTGCTTGAATACTTGAAGAATCCCCTCCTTAGACATGAATAGCCTACGATATCCGACAGCATAGCCTAGATTTCTTAGTGATAATCACATAATAGAACATGCTCAACAAATACATAACTTTCCTTATTCACACTTTTCGGAGGACATAAGCAGTGCTTGTAGTGCCCCGACTTTACTTAATGAAAGGCGAAAGTGGAAATCTCCAATTCCGACTAAGCACTACTATCTCTACCTCAATATCATTAGAGATTATAAATCTCACAGCGGaataaatcattattttcttataaCCCTTGCAGAACACATCAGAGCTGATAATAAGACTTCTatattaaatagatttttaCATTGTACTTTACATGATAAGAAAACACACTAGTCAAAAGTGCCACAGACGGCACATAAGTAAATGTACACCAAAAGTACCTAG
Coding sequences within it:
- the LOC132170448 gene encoding uncharacterized protein LOC132170448 yields the protein MFMRTEYPFLLVQDSYAIVSMYWSLNATSYCLQEQKSAGRKNPPARPFGMIIKVQPQAKKAKLDPGTSEKPSDVVKIPGVDPEKSSEPVTTSNSDTSENQDVGIAGLVSYSDESEEDD